TCACTATGATGAAGATGCAGATGGGCACCAGGAGCCCCACCAGGAGCCAGGTGCTGCTCTCAGTCTGCCCCCGCTCTGCCTGGACAGACACCGTGACGTCAAAGGTCTCGCTTGGGTTGGTTGGCTGGGAAGGGGTCGGCTGTGCGGGGACATTTTGGGTTGTGACCTCCACtaactcctcctccccctcctcccccccataATCCTCCTCTGGGGAGGCTTCCCCAAGgtggtgctgctcttcttcttcttctgtcgcATTGTGGAAGCCAGCATCCGGAGGCATGTTGAGGTCAATGACAGAATGTTCCGTGCTTTCTGGGTTCTGGCTGGAAGTGGCCCACCAGTTCCACGCTCCCTCAGAGACTGTGGAGGTGGAAAGGAAGGGGAGAGCCGTGGTGgtctcctcctcgtcctcctcgtcGTACCAGTCTGGGGTAGGGCTGGACTTTGTGGGAGGGAGAGGCGTTGTGTACATTGTGGTCGGCAACATGTCCAGGTCAGACCCAGGTCTCTGCCCCCCCTGTCCCCCGTCCGCTTCTCCATCGTCGAACCCTTTCTCAGCCTGCTTGTGACCAGGGGCTAAATCAAAGAGCATTTCCTCCTGGGGGGCGCTGGTGACCCATATGACATCAGGATCCAAAACTCTGGGTGGGTCGGTCAGCCAGTCCAGAGCCTGCTCGTCCTCTGGAGGCCAGTCAGTGTGGCCCTGCTGTCGGTTCCAGTCGTAGTCCACAGGGTCCCATAGAGGTCCAGGCTGGTTGGTCACCCAAGGAAAGGGAGGGGTGACAGCAGGTTCCTCGTCTCCTTGTCCTATCTTGCGACATGAGAAGTGATTAGACATGAGTTCGTAGCCTTCCTCGCAGTAGCATTCAAATCCGCCCTCGTAATTCACACACATCTGCTCGCAGGTCCCGGGGATCTGGCACTCGTCAGTGTCTTGGCATCTGCTCGGGTCCTCGGGCATGAGGGAATAACCCAGATGGCAGTGGCAGATATGAGAGCCCAGAGTGTTCTCACAGGCATGTTCACATGGATCGTTTATACACTCATCTATATCCTCACACCCGCCGTCTTCATCGGGAAGGTATCCCTCCCGACATCTACATTCGAATGTCCCTGGAGCGTTCATGCAAATCTGCTCGCAAGGACTCTGGAGGCACTCGTCTACATCCGGACAGCTGTGATCATCTGCTGCAAGCATGTACCCTTCAGGGCAGGCACAGCGGTACCCATCGGAGAGGGGCAGGCACTCAGACTCACAGGGGGCTCCTTCACAGACATCAGACGGCTCACAGTTCTGCCCATCGTCCCCCAGCTGATATCCATCAGCACACTCGCAGAAGAAGTGGACGCCGGCCGGCCTGCAGAAGTGCTCACATCCACCGTTATTCTGGTCGCACCAGTTGTATGTTTCGTGGGGATCGGAGCAGAGGGGGGGATCTCTGGACCACCCCACTGAGCCGTCTTCCTTCAGCAGACACAACACTGACTGGTCCTCCTTGGTGCCAGCAGGGCAGGGCACGGCAGCAACAGATCCAAAGGGAATATGGGTCAGCAGTGTGCTCAGGAGGTTAAATGGTGTGGTGTAGAGGGCATGGCCCGCTCCTTCACTCGGCAAGGCAGGGCACATGTCTGTGTAGCCATAATGGCAAAGATACCCGTCCACAGAGACCGAGCAGGACCCGTCCAGCCATTTGAAGTTACCACTCTGCTCCTGGGTGCTGTAGCCCATCACCACGCAGCGTGGCACCGAGCACATGCTGGGGGAGTCCTCTTTCTGCCAGTTGGTATAGTCCGTGTCCTGGTCACCGGTAGTCCAAGAGAAACCGCGCAGTGGGCGTGTGGAGGAACACTGGCGAGGCTGGCGCTGAAGGCCGATCCACACCTGGACGCTGGTGCGCGAGTGGCGCACATCCAGACTGGAGAAGAGAGTGGCGATATCGTTGGCATCCTGCCGGCGTTTAATGGTAGCAAGGTTGCCACCTTTCACCTTGCAGGCCCTCCATGAGTCCAGGAAGGTCTTGCGTTGGAAGTAGACCACAAAGCAGCCGTCTGCATTGCACAACGCGTCCCTCTCACTCAAGTCCTGAGATAAGACCAAAGAAAGTCCAAAGAGCAAAGTGAGCAGGCACGTGAAGAGGAGAGCAGAAGCCCCGCTCACCAGGGAGCCCATTCTCCTTCAGAACTCAGACGCTCCACTCTCGCCTGTCGCAGCCTCACTTTCTGCACACTTGTGTTCCCTGCTTTCCAAAGTCTCTTTCAGCTGTATCTGTTTGTCTTGACCCACTTTATTCGTCTATCGGAACTTTCTTTTCTTCATTTGAACCCTGTTTCTTTCCCCCCGTCTTGCTGCTCTTTGCTCCACCGCGCTGACACAGATCTGAGCTGGGGCTGAGTGCATGCAGACTGTCCCAGAGAGCAGGGAGGaggggagaaagagagggaggcgGATATAGAAAGAAGTAGGGTGAGCATGGGAGTAAGGGAGGAAAATAACTATGTTtttggaaggggggggggggggtacgtgGATGTGTGTGTCAGAATGGGGGGAGGTGCAGAGCATGTCATATGGTTTTCATAAGCCCTGCTAACGGACATAGTTTGGTACTCTgctattacacacacacacacacacacacacacacacacacacacacacacacacacacacacacacacacacacacacacacacacacacacacacacacacacacacacacacacacacacacaccacacacacacacatatgcatgaAGTGGTGGTACTTGAAATAGATTTTCTTATCTCCAAATGAGCGTGAATAACCACCCGGACAGATTTCCAGCATTGAATCAATCATCTCTTCTTCTCGAGCCTCTGGAAAGCATTTCTTATTATTCATGAAAAGCTTGGACTCCAGCATCTGTCTATTTGCACACATCTGGCACCCTTCCTTAACAACACAACGCTGGGCCAGAATGAAGATACTGGTTCCTGCAGCTACATTAAGGACAACAACGCTTTTATATACTCCCAGATTGGGATGGGGAAGTAGAGCAAGCTGTCAAGGTCACCGGCGTGGAGGAAGAGGGCCTCTGGGCGACTGGGAAAACAAAGCTGGTTCGCTGTGAAATGGAGGCTTATGTTTCTAAACGGGGAATGTCGGGAggcaagagtgtgtgtgtgtgtgtgtgtgtgtgtgtgtgtgtgtgtgtgtgtgtgtgtgtgtgtgtgtgtgtgtgtgtgtgtgtgtgtgtgtgtgtgtgtgtgtgtacgtgcgaGGAGGTTAAGGAATGGGGGGATTGGGGGCAGTAGCAGGAGTGGGTGATACATCTGGCTGTATGAGAGCCGATGTTAGGTAGTAGGCACCTCACCGTTAGAGCGGTGTGAAGTTAAAGAGCACCTGAAGCTACAGCAGCCTACAGTCAGTGCCCTCGGGTACGCAGGACATTTAAACATCATTTCCTGTTCTGTGCTTCTGCATTAAAAGCATAACAGGTTCTGACTTCAAGTCCTGACTCCAGTACTTGTTTTTGATTTGAGAAAGGGCTCGAGCTAAAAAATGGTAGCATTAACATATATTGCAAAACCGATGTGTGATATGAAGttgttgtgggggggggggggggtctaccAGCagcctgaagaagaagaagaagaagaagaagaagaagaagaagaattccTTTAGCAGTCCCGCAGAGGGGACATTCACATCGTTACAGCAAAGAGACAATAATGATAgacaaatgaaaaacagtatttACAAAGTGGCATGCACACATATTAATAATTACACATCCAATAAAAACTACACATTCTAGGTATAGAAAGATAAGTAGCAGCATTATGAAGTGAAACAAGTAGGAAGCAAAGAGAAGCTGCATGGTGACGGTAGTAAATACTATAAGTACTAGTACTGTATgtaagtatatattgcacagtgtTATATTACAGGTGTTGAGTCGTGCAAAACTAATAAGCAGCCAATAGTAGCATTAacatagtatatatatatatatatattgcaagaCCGATGTAGTATAGTCtaagttgttgtgtgtgtgatgggGTGTACCAGCAGCCTGTCGCTGAAGGAGCTTGaagatgaagatgatgaagaagaagacTGAATGTATTCGACATTAAAGAGACTTTAGAAATAATTT
This genomic stretch from Pseudochaenichthys georgianus chromosome 18, fPseGeo1.2, whole genome shotgun sequence harbors:
- the cd248a gene encoding CD248 molecule, endosialin a yields the protein MGSLVSGASALLFTCLLTLLFGLSLVLSQDLSERDALCNADGCFVVYFQRKTFLDSWRACKVKGGNLATIKRRQDANDIATLFSSLDVRHSRTSVQVWIGLQRQPRQCSSTRPLRGFSWTTGDQDTDYTNWQKEDSPSMCSVPRCVVMGYSTQEQSGNFKWLDGSCSVSVDGYLCHYGYTDMCPALPSEGAGHALYTTPFNLLSTLLTHIPFGSVAAVPCPAGTKEDQSVLCLLKEDGSVGWSRDPPLCSDPHETYNWCDQNNGGCEHFCRPAGVHFFCECADGYQLGDDGQNCEPSDVCEGAPCESECLPLSDGYRCACPEGYMLAADDHSCPDVDECLQSPCEQICMNAPGTFECRCREGYLPDEDGGCEDIDECINDPCEHACENTLGSHICHCHLGYSLMPEDPSRCQDTDECQIPGTCEQMCVNYEGGFECYCEEGYELMSNHFSCRKIGQGDEEPAVTPPFPWVTNQPGPLWDPVDYDWNRQQGHTDWPPEDEQALDWLTDPPRVLDPDVIWVTSAPQEEMLFDLAPGHKQAEKGFDDGEADGGQGGQRPGSDLDMLPTTMYTTPLPPTKSSPTPDWYDEEDEEETTTALPFLSTSTVSEGAWNWWATSSQNPESTEHSVIDLNMPPDAGFHNATEEEEEQHHLGEASPEEDYGGEEGEEELVEVTTQNVPAQPTPSQPTNPSETFDVTVSVQAERGQTESSTWLLVGLLVPICIFIIVMVALGIAYCTRCAVHSRSNNATDCYHWISGAHDKQGAPNLSAGVKTLV